From one Flavobacterium sp. N502536 genomic stretch:
- a CDS encoding Ppx/GppA phosphatase family protein has product MINIRKFAAIDIGSNAMRLLISNVVEQDGKEPQFNKSSLVRVPIRLGQDAFTVGEISAENIDRMVDAMRAFNLLMKVHKVERYMAFATSAMREAYNAKEVVALIKKKADIKIEIIDGKKEAAIIASTDLHHLLKTDETYLFVDVGGGSTEFTLFSDGKMINSRSFKAGTVRLLNNMVHDVVWDEIEKWIKTNTADYEEVTLIGSGGNINKLFKMSGKQQEKPLSYIYINSQYAFLNSLSYEQRIAELGLNSDRADVIIHATRIYLNAMKWSGARQIYVPKIGLSDGIVKAMYYGKI; this is encoded by the coding sequence ATGATTAATATAAGGAAATTTGCAGCGATAGATATTGGATCCAATGCCATGAGGCTACTGATATCGAATGTTGTAGAACAAGATGGGAAAGAACCTCAGTTTAACAAAAGTTCACTTGTTCGTGTGCCAATTCGTTTGGGACAAGATGCCTTTACCGTAGGAGAAATTTCAGCAGAAAATATAGATCGAATGGTGGATGCGATGAGAGCATTCAACCTTTTGATGAAAGTACATAAAGTAGAACGTTATATGGCGTTTGCCACTTCGGCAATGCGCGAGGCCTATAATGCAAAAGAAGTTGTGGCCCTGATCAAGAAAAAAGCCGACATAAAAATCGAGATTATTGATGGTAAAAAAGAAGCCGCAATTATTGCTTCGACAGATTTACATCATTTACTAAAAACAGACGAGACCTATCTTTTTGTGGATGTGGGTGGTGGAAGTACTGAATTTACCTTGTTTTCTGATGGAAAAATGATCAATTCGCGATCTTTCAAAGCCGGAACTGTGCGTTTGTTAAATAATATGGTGCACGATGTGGTTTGGGATGAAATCGAAAAATGGATCAAAACCAATACCGCAGATTATGAAGAAGTCACCCTGATTGGTTCGGGTGGAAACATCAATAAATTGTTTAAAATGTCCGGAAAACAGCAGGAAAAACCGCTTTCGTACATCTATATCAATTCGCAGTATGCTTTCCTGAATTCGTTAAGTTACGAGCAAAGAATTGCCGAATTGGGTCTGAATTCAGATCGTGCCGACGTTATTATTCATGCGACCAGAATTTATCTGAATGCCATGAAATGGAGTGGAGCACGCCAGATTTACGTTCCAAAAATTGGACTTTCTGACGGAATCGTAAAAGCAATGTATTACGGTAAAATTTAA
- the ppk1 gene encoding polyphosphate kinase 1: MYEQKYIDREKSWLAFNARVLQEAGDNSVPLLDRLRFVGIFSNNLDEFFRVRYAAIRRLSLSGISGEKYLGGVSAHQLIKDITEIVIQQQSESLRILGNIEAELEAENIFIINEDQITKEQESYLKDFFLEKLSPELVTIILNDLAEFPVLKDTLGYLAVRLEMNTNDEVRYAVIEIPKTINRFVVLPSESDKQYVILIDDVIRYNLKNIFNIFDYKSVSAHMIKITRDAQLDIDSDLSKSMLEKIASSVKDRRIGEPVRFIYDNLIEEDTLRFFLDKMKIVETDSIIPGGRYHNRRDYMSFPNLGRYDLLYKPNEPLPIPGLSLEGSILEKISKKDYLLHAPYQSFSYLTKFLREAALDPKVTSIKITLYRLAKNSQIISSLINAAKNGKKVTVQIELQARFDEASNISYAEQMQTEGIDLIFGIKGLKVHSKICVIERVEDSKTRRYGFISTGNFNESTAKIYTDVTLFTCHQQILKDISKIFEFFDINYRVHRYKHLIVSPHYTRSKFIKLIDREILHALAGRKTHIKLKMNSLSDFKMIDKLYEASNAGVKIQLQVRGICSLIPGIPGMSENIEAISIVDNYLEHSRVYIFGNAGLTEVYISSADFMTRNLDGRVEVTCPIYDLQIKKELIDNFNIAWKGNVKVRYHSYKLDNKYKPRNHHAPFRAQFETYKYYQNKITVQEEVV; encoded by the coding sequence GTGTACGAACAGAAATATATCGATAGAGAAAAAAGTTGGTTGGCGTTTAATGCAAGAGTACTTCAGGAAGCTGGAGATAATTCGGTTCCACTTTTAGACAGGTTGCGTTTTGTTGGAATTTTTTCAAATAATTTAGATGAATTTTTCAGAGTCCGTTATGCTGCAATTCGAAGATTAAGTCTTTCCGGAATTTCCGGTGAAAAATATTTAGGTGGAGTTTCGGCACACCAGCTCATTAAAGACATTACCGAAATTGTTATTCAGCAACAATCTGAAAGTTTGCGTATTTTAGGCAATATCGAAGCAGAACTCGAAGCCGAAAATATTTTTATCATCAATGAAGATCAAATTACAAAAGAGCAGGAAAGCTATCTGAAAGACTTTTTTTTAGAGAAGTTAAGCCCTGAACTGGTGACCATTATCTTAAACGATCTGGCTGAATTTCCGGTTCTTAAAGATACCCTGGGTTATTTGGCTGTTCGATTGGAAATGAATACCAACGATGAAGTGCGCTACGCTGTTATTGAAATTCCAAAAACCATAAACCGATTTGTAGTCCTGCCATCGGAAAGTGACAAGCAGTATGTGATATTGATTGACGATGTAATTCGTTACAATCTGAAAAACATCTTCAATATTTTTGATTATAAAAGCGTTTCGGCACACATGATCAAAATTACACGCGATGCCCAGCTGGATATCGATAGTGATTTGAGTAAGAGTATGCTCGAAAAAATTGCATCCTCTGTAAAAGACAGAAGAATAGGAGAGCCCGTTCGCTTTATTTACGACAACTTAATCGAAGAAGATACCTTGCGTTTCTTTTTGGATAAAATGAAAATTGTAGAAACCGACAGTATAATTCCGGGTGGACGTTATCATAACCGACGTGATTATATGAGTTTTCCCAATTTGGGAAGATACGATTTGCTGTACAAGCCAAACGAACCTTTGCCAATTCCGGGCTTGAGTCTTGAAGGCAGTATTTTGGAAAAAATCAGTAAAAAAGATTATTTGCTGCATGCTCCATACCAGTCCTTTTCGTATCTGACAAAGTTTTTGCGTGAAGCCGCTTTAGATCCAAAAGTAACCAGTATAAAAATTACATTATACCGTTTGGCAAAGAACTCACAGATTATCAGTTCTTTGATTAATGCAGCGAAAAATGGTAAAAAAGTAACCGTTCAGATCGAGCTTCAGGCACGATTTGATGAGGCATCCAATATTTCCTATGCCGAGCAAATGCAGACAGAAGGAATTGATCTTATTTTTGGAATAAAAGGCTTAAAAGTACACAGTAAAATTTGTGTCATCGAAAGAGTAGAAGACAGCAAAACACGTCGTTACGGCTTTATTTCAACCGGGAATTTTAACGAATCGACGGCTAAAATTTATACCGACGTAACCCTGTTTACCTGTCATCAGCAAATTTTGAAAGACATCTCTAAAATATTCGAGTTTTTTGATATCAACTACAGGGTGCACCGATACAAACATTTAATTGTATCCCCGCATTATACCCGATCAAAATTTATCAAACTCATCGATCGTGAAATTCTGCATGCACTGGCAGGCAGAAAAACACACATAAAATTAAAAATGAACAGTTTGTCTGATTTTAAAATGATCGATAAATTGTACGAAGCCAGTAATGCAGGAGTTAAAATTCAGCTTCAGGTAAGAGGAATTTGTTCGTTGATTCCGGGAATTCCGGGTATGAGCGAAAACATCGAAGCCATAAGTATCGTCGACAATTATCTGGAACATTCAAGAGTTTATATTTTTGGAAATGCAGGATTAACGGAAGTCTATATTTCATCGGCCGATTTCATGACCCGAAACCTTGACGGAAGAGTCGAAGTCACCTGTCCGATTTATGATCTTCAGATAAAGAAAGAACTAATAGACAATTTCAATATTGCGTGGAAAGGGAATGTTAAAGTGAGATATCATTCCTATAAACTTGATAATAAATACAAGCCCAGAAATCACCATGCTCCATTTAGAGCGCAGTTTGAAACGTATAAATATTATCAGAATAAAATAACGGTTCAGGAAGAAGTGGTATAA
- a CDS encoding SixA phosphatase family protein, with amino-acid sequence MKNLILIRHAKSSWEAPLKDFDRPLMKKGILDAHEVSATISKFLPKTYIMWSSTAARALETALIFAQNISYPIESIVYKDDLYTFDDKQLEKVIKSCDNSFESVILFGHNEAITNFVNKFGDVFIENVPTSGFVSLQFDADSWNTINKGKTHKTIFPKDLK; translated from the coding sequence ATGAAAAACTTAATTTTAATACGCCATGCAAAATCAAGTTGGGAAGCCCCGTTAAAAGATTTCGACAGACCATTGATGAAAAAAGGAATTTTAGATGCACATGAAGTATCGGCAACGATTTCAAAGTTTCTTCCTAAAACCTATATCATGTGGAGTAGTACTGCGGCGAGAGCTTTAGAAACGGCACTTATTTTTGCGCAAAATATTTCTTATCCTATAGAAAGTATCGTTTATAAAGACGACCTTTATACCTTTGATGACAAACAGCTCGAAAAAGTTATCAAATCATGTGATAATAGTTTTGAAAGCGTTATTCTTTTCGGACATAACGAGGCTATTACAAATTTTGTTAATAAATTTGGGGATGTTTTTATCGAAAATGTACCTACTTCAGGCTTTGTATCACTACAGTTTGATGCAGACAGTTGGAACACCATTAATAAAGGTAAAACTCATAAAACAATTTTCCCCAAAGATTTAAAATAA
- a CDS encoding Crp/Fnr family transcriptional regulator produces the protein MGSFSSFITQKVAEENIQALTDTEIEVIHKEGIEKLYSSSIYWQEVGRKIAEIEYVTLQKRMISFQKLSGTQRYEELYQNHKNYIQQIPLQYLASYLGVTPRHLSRIRKAVL, from the coding sequence ATGGGGTCGTTTTCGAGCTTCATAACGCAAAAAGTGGCAGAAGAAAACATTCAGGCACTCACCGATACTGAAATCGAGGTCATACACAAAGAAGGGATAGAGAAGCTTTACAGCTCGAGTATTTACTGGCAGGAAGTAGGCCGTAAAATTGCCGAAATTGAATATGTGACGCTGCAAAAAAGAATGATTTCTTTTCAAAAACTGTCAGGAACCCAGCGTTACGAAGAACTTTATCAAAATCATAAAAACTACATTCAGCAAATTCCGCTGCAATACCTCGCCTCTTATTTGGGCGTTACGCCAAGGCATCTGAGCCGAATTCGCAAAGCTGTTTTATAG
- a CDS encoding TMEM175 family protein yields the protein MNKTRLEAFSDGVLAIIITIMILEIKVPAGHEFADLKPLIPKFISYVLSFVYVGIYWNNHHYLIHSLSKVNGKILWANLHLLFWLSLIPVATGWMGEHNFAKASMALYGTVLLLCSIAYFILQRIIILNEGTNSNLAKAIGRDVKGHTSSVLYILGIVFSFYNEWISGAAYFIVALLWLIPDKRIERIFAAKN from the coding sequence ATGAACAAAACAAGACTTGAGGCTTTTAGTGATGGTGTATTGGCTATTATCATAACCATTATGATTTTAGAAATTAAAGTACCGGCAGGTCATGAATTCGCCGATTTAAAACCGCTGATTCCGAAGTTCATAAGTTATGTTTTGAGTTTTGTTTATGTGGGTATTTACTGGAACAATCACCATTATTTAATTCATAGCCTCAGTAAGGTTAATGGAAAAATTCTTTGGGCCAATTTACATTTGCTCTTTTGGCTTTCATTGATTCCTGTGGCAACCGGATGGATGGGTGAGCATAACTTTGCCAAAGCATCGATGGCTTTGTATGGAACTGTATTGTTGTTGTGTTCAATTGCATACTTTATTTTACAGCGCATTATCATTCTGAATGAAGGTACAAATTCGAACCTTGCAAAAGCGATAGGACGCGATGTAAAAGGACATACTTCTTCCGTTTTGTACATTTTGGGAATCGTATTTTCGTTTTATAACGAATGGATTTCGGGGGCAGCTTATTTTATCGTTGCTTTATTGTGGCTTATTCCGGACAAGAGAATAGAAAGGATTTTTGCTGCTAAAAATTAA